One region of Qipengyuania sp. SS22 genomic DNA includes:
- the glyA gene encoding serine hydroxymethyltransferase — MATQAQDTARDPMDRFWHDTLAEADPEIHAAIRNELARQQDKIELIASENIASTAVLEATGSVFTNKYAEGYPGKRYYGGCDFADVIETLAIDRAKQLFGCEFANVQPNSGSQMNQAVFLALLQPGDTFMGLDLNSGGHLTHGSPVNMSGKWFNPVSYGVRQHDELIDMDEVMAIARANKPKLIIAGGTAYSRVWDWAAFRKVADEVGAYLMVDMSHISGLIAGGAHPNPFPHAHVVTTTTHKSLRGPRSGVILWNDESLTKPFNMAVFPGMQGGPLMHVVAAKAVAFGEALRPDFKDYAQRVVDNARALAEGIEANGLRVVSGGTDNHSMLVDLTAKDVTGKAAEAGLDRAWLTCNKNGIPYDTRSPFVTSGIRLGTPAGTTRGFGPDEFRTIGALICEVVDGMSRNGPEGDGQVEEQVRGKVAELCAAFPVYPGR; from the coding sequence ATGGCAACCCAGGCACAAGACACCGCGCGCGACCCGATGGACCGCTTTTGGCACGACACGCTGGCCGAGGCAGATCCCGAAATCCATGCTGCGATCCGCAACGAGCTGGCCCGCCAGCAGGACAAGATCGAGCTGATCGCCAGCGAGAATATCGCCTCCACCGCGGTTCTCGAAGCCACGGGTAGCGTGTTCACCAACAAATATGCCGAGGGCTATCCCGGCAAACGCTATTACGGCGGCTGCGATTTTGCCGATGTCATCGAAACGCTGGCAATCGACCGCGCGAAGCAATTGTTCGGGTGCGAGTTCGCCAACGTCCAGCCCAATTCGGGCAGCCAGATGAACCAGGCGGTGTTCCTCGCGCTGCTGCAGCCGGGCGACACTTTCATGGGGCTCGACCTCAACTCGGGCGGTCACCTCACGCATGGCTCGCCGGTCAATATGAGCGGCAAGTGGTTCAATCCGGTCAGCTATGGCGTGCGCCAGCATGACGAGCTGATCGACATGGATGAGGTCATGGCGATCGCCAGGGCCAACAAGCCCAAGCTCATCATCGCCGGCGGCACCGCCTATTCGCGCGTGTGGGACTGGGCCGCTTTTCGCAAGGTTGCGGATGAAGTCGGCGCTTATCTGATGGTCGACATGAGCCACATCTCTGGCCTCATCGCAGGCGGCGCCCACCCCAATCCCTTCCCGCATGCGCATGTCGTGACCACGACCACGCACAAGTCGCTACGCGGCCCACGTTCCGGCGTGATCCTGTGGAACGACGAGAGCCTGACCAAGCCGTTCAACATGGCGGTTTTCCCGGGCATGCAGGGCGGCCCGCTGATGCATGTGGTCGCCGCCAAGGCAGTGGCCTTCGGCGAGGCGCTCCGGCCCGACTTCAAGGACTATGCGCAGCGCGTCGTCGACAACGCCCGCGCCCTGGCCGAAGGCATCGAGGCCAACGGCTTGCGCGTTGTCTCGGGCGGGACCGACAACCACTCCATGCTGGTCGATCTGACTGCCAAGGACGTGACCGGCAAGGCCGCCGAAGCCGGGCTCGACCGCGCCTGGCTGACCTGTAACAAGAACGGCATCCCATACGACACGCGCAGCCCGTTCGTGACCAGCGGCATCCGCCTTGGCACGCCGGCAGGCACCACGCGCGGGTTCGGGCCCGACGAGTTCAGAACCATTGGCGCGCTGATCTGTGAAGTGGTAGATGGGATGTCGCGCAATGGCCCCGAGGGCGACGGCCAGGTCGAAGAGCAGGTGCGCGGCAAGGTTGCCGAACTGTGCGCCGCCTTCCCCGTCTATCCGGGACGCTGA
- the rpiB gene encoding ribose 5-phosphate isomerase B: MRIAIASDHAALDLKTELRDWLIEQGHEVADLGPETSDSVDYPDFGYKLANVVVDGTAERGVALCGSGIGISMSVNRNPAMRCALVGEPLSATLAREHNDANCIAMGARLTGSDMAKACLSAFLETPFAGGRHQRRVDKLSNPDI; encoded by the coding sequence ATGCGTATTGCCATAGCATCCGACCACGCCGCGCTCGATCTCAAGACCGAGCTGCGCGACTGGTTGATCGAACAGGGCCACGAGGTCGCCGACCTTGGCCCCGAGACCTCCGACAGCGTCGATTATCCCGACTTCGGCTACAAGCTGGCCAATGTCGTCGTCGACGGCACAGCGGAGCGCGGCGTCGCGCTGTGCGGCAGCGGAATCGGCATTTCGATGAGCGTCAACCGCAACCCCGCCATGCGCTGCGCGCTGGTGGGCGAACCGCTTTCCGCCACGCTCGCCCGCGAACACAATGATGCGAACTGCATCGCCATGGGTGCGCGCCTGACGGGCAGCGATATGGCCAAGGCGTGCCTTTCCGCCTTTCTCGAAACCCCCTTCGCCGGCGGCCGCCACCAGCGCCGCGTCGACAAGCTTTCCAACCCGGACATCTGA
- a CDS encoding response regulator: MPLSGKRILVVEDEPIIAFALEDMLLEDGADVAAVGSLDEGLAQVEAGAFDFAILDINLHGKKSYPIAFELLRKDIRFVFASGYGDAEHPAELAHVTTLTKPYVLDDIRDIAIDN; the protein is encoded by the coding sequence ATGCCCCTGAGCGGCAAACGTATCCTGGTGGTCGAGGACGAACCGATCATCGCTTTCGCGCTCGAAGACATGCTCCTCGAGGACGGCGCCGATGTCGCCGCCGTGGGATCGCTTGATGAAGGGCTCGCTCAGGTCGAAGCCGGGGCGTTCGATTTCGCCATTCTCGACATCAACCTGCATGGCAAGAAAAGCTACCCCATCGCATTCGAGCTCTTACGCAAGGACATCCGGTTCGTCTTCGCCAGCGGCTACGGCGACGCCGAACACCCGGCAGAACTGGCGCATGTCACCACGCTGACCAAGCCTTACGTGCTGGACGACATCCGCGATATCGCGATCGACAACTGA
- a CDS encoding sensor histidine kinase, with product MLAHSPNPYLLLDHDLIIRWANNTYLKLMDRERDDIVGRHVFDAFPSEGESHQQLQTSFERVLETGEPDEIAHIKYDIPNASGGMDAHIWSTTQVPIIDDSGAVEFILQHPIQITAIEQRDTADVVRRAEAVEERWRGASKELDRLHALLEQAPGFVAVLAGSEHRFVMSNAAYRRLIGERELEGKSVAEALPEIAEQGFVDVLDRVMNTGEPYFGRREKVLLKNSDDNELRERHLEFIFQPIRGPDRFEGVLVQGYDVTEEVAAEESQRILINELNHRVKNTLAVVQGLAQQSFKSDKQNPQLDIFVERLAALASAHSLLTERRWESADLRTIVRGALETTAGTRQSRYTLEGPDIRLEPQPAVALSMVIHELCTNAVKYGAFSTEDGSVEIHWSLEDSPDGRLLVLDWRESEGPPVATPGRTGFGSRLIKRGLGTPGSHTEIEYLPAGLHCRLKGILCP from the coding sequence GTGCTCGCGCACTCGCCGAACCCCTATCTGCTGCTTGATCACGATCTGATTATCCGATGGGCCAACAATACCTATCTCAAGCTCATGGACCGCGAACGCGACGACATCGTGGGCCGCCATGTATTCGACGCATTTCCAAGCGAAGGTGAGAGCCATCAGCAGCTCCAGACCTCTTTCGAGCGGGTGCTCGAGACGGGCGAGCCGGACGAGATTGCGCATATCAAATACGATATTCCCAACGCCTCGGGCGGTATGGATGCGCATATCTGGAGCACGACCCAGGTCCCGATCATCGACGATAGCGGGGCCGTCGAATTCATTCTTCAGCATCCCATCCAGATCACGGCGATCGAACAGCGCGATACCGCGGACGTCGTCCGCCGGGCCGAAGCCGTCGAAGAGCGGTGGCGCGGCGCGTCGAAGGAACTGGACCGGTTACACGCCCTGCTCGAGCAGGCACCCGGTTTCGTGGCCGTATTGGCAGGATCAGAACATCGCTTCGTCATGTCGAATGCCGCCTATCGCCGCCTGATTGGAGAGCGCGAACTGGAAGGCAAGAGTGTGGCGGAGGCGCTGCCCGAAATCGCCGAACAGGGCTTCGTCGACGTGCTCGACAGGGTCATGAACACTGGCGAACCCTATTTTGGACGCCGCGAAAAGGTCTTGCTGAAGAACAGCGATGACAATGAATTGCGCGAACGGCATCTCGAATTCATTTTCCAGCCCATTCGCGGACCGGATCGCTTCGAGGGCGTGCTGGTCCAGGGGTATGATGTCACCGAAGAGGTTGCCGCGGAAGAAAGCCAGCGGATCCTGATCAACGAACTCAACCACCGCGTGAAAAACACGCTGGCTGTCGTTCAGGGCCTGGCGCAGCAATCGTTCAAAAGTGACAAGCAAAATCCGCAGCTCGATATTTTCGTCGAACGGCTGGCAGCTTTGGCCAGCGCGCACAGCCTATTGACCGAACGACGGTGGGAATCGGCAGATCTGAGAACGATCGTCCGGGGCGCGCTCGAGACGACCGCGGGGACCCGGCAGTCGCGCTATACGCTCGAGGGACCCGATATCCGTCTCGAACCGCAGCCCGCAGTCGCCTTGTCGATGGTCATCCACGAACTGTGCACCAATGCCGTCAAGTATGGCGCGTTTTCGACTGAGGATGGCTCGGTCGAAATTCACTGGTCGCTCGAAGATAGCCCAGACGGCAGGCTGCTGGTTCTCGATTGGCGCGAAAGCGAAGGCCCCCCGGTCGCCACGCCGGGCAGGACCGGATTCGGATCGCGGCTCATCAAGCGCGGTCTCGGCACGCCGGGGAGCCACACGGAAATAGAGTATCTGCCGGCCGGTCTGCATTGCCGGCTCAAAGGCATTTTATGCCCCTGA